A genomic segment from Bradyrhizobium sp. ISRA430 encodes:
- the phnF gene encoding phosphonate metabolism transcriptional regulator PhnF, translating into MYQGKRWEFVRSNIEEAIASSRFRPGEKLPNDVELALEYGVNRHTVRYAIRALEQEGLLRVEQGRGTFVVEHPKPYLLSPQTRLTDNLLSQGRLARRKILSAATIPADERLADYLDLQARDDVLRIDTLSYQDEIPIVIAHSYFPAKRTPGLLDKFSGANSISTALRRIGIDDYSQQWVTISARLPSAQEARLLEMSTSAPVFVKESLDCSGRIPIKFGENVLCAPRISFRFDFKDICSAEQSRAGKPRSGKAQTRKSKSSASFKV; encoded by the coding sequence ATGTATCAAGGAAAGCGCTGGGAGTTTGTTCGATCGAACATCGAAGAAGCTATTGCCTCGAGCCGATTTCGGCCAGGCGAAAAACTTCCGAACGACGTAGAGCTTGCTCTCGAATATGGTGTCAACCGGCACACTGTAAGATACGCCATTCGGGCACTTGAGCAGGAAGGACTGCTACGTGTCGAGCAGGGGAGAGGCACCTTCGTTGTCGAACATCCAAAACCCTATCTTCTCTCCCCTCAAACCCGGCTGACCGATAATCTCCTCTCGCAAGGCCGCTTGGCGCGTCGTAAGATACTGTCTGCTGCAACGATACCGGCAGACGAGCGGCTCGCCGACTACCTCGACTTGCAAGCGCGTGACGATGTGCTGCGCATCGACACGCTGAGCTATCAGGACGAAATCCCTATCGTCATTGCGCATAGCTACTTCCCGGCGAAACGCACTCCCGGACTGCTGGACAAATTCTCTGGCGCCAACTCGATCTCGACGGCTCTCAGGCGGATCGGCATTGACGACTACTCGCAGCAATGGGTGACGATAAGTGCGCGTCTGCCTTCCGCGCAGGAGGCGCGCCTGCTTGAAATGTCGACTTCAGCGCCGGTCTTCGTCAAAGAGAGCCTTGACTGCTCCGGCCGTATTCCGATCAAATTTGGCGAGAATGTACTGTGCGCACCAAGAATCAGCTTCAGATTCGACTTCAAAGACATTTGTTCCGCGGAGCAGTCGCGTGCAGGAAAGCCTCGATCCGGAAAAGCGCAGACGAGGAAATCGAAATCATCTGCCTCCTTCAAGGTCTAG
- a CDS encoding cold-shock protein, with amino-acid sequence MAMGIVKWFNSTKGYGFIRPEDGGPDVFVHISAVEKAGYTTLEEGARVSYQLTAGRSGKMSAEDLRVG; translated from the coding sequence GTGGCGATGGGTATTGTGAAGTGGTTCAACTCGACCAAAGGTTATGGCTTCATCAGGCCTGAGGACGGAGGTCCCGATGTCTTCGTGCACATCAGTGCCGTCGAAAAGGCCGGTTACACCACCCTCGAAGAGGGGGCCCGGGTAAGTTATCAGCTCACGGCCGGGCGTTCGGGTAAGATGTCAGCCGAGGATCTGAGGGTTGGCTGA
- a CDS encoding alkaline phosphatase family protein has translation MKFLIVVLDGLRPDQLDEAVTPNLAELSKTGLRLARHASSFPSETRVSSAALATGGHSSAHGIIGNRFLANGRSIDGSSLSALLTLGGERGGVLTATTIGEVLAAHSRAMLSIGSQSQGSFGLSSWGSWQTGAPAFWVHDPSKFSGNAAVQRTAPTFPMLPPDERPARAAIERVVDLFFSFLKEEALPEVSLLWLSEPDITYHMFGLQHPTAREVLHEVDRQFGRIFAWWSEKGEREGVQLIAASDHGHAIIGEKVSVLEHLQRSGFKVGYELTPDVDAAISAQRVVNIWARDREGHLLTELYHALSEEPWFGVAFSRQASDGSPLVASTLPLSAVMAEHQRSADLSFVLADCGAANRSASPDAVYYDGSYPIGVGMHGGLSAHELSSLCILAGNAFRSGVVASPTSIVDLVPTILSSLGLPLPSTVQGRIIDEALQDREDSGQDDVEDASVSIASSARRATVFRKLYRQRLYLRGAAVTRLERPKNGKPDANPAQLDA, from the coding sequence ATGAAATTCTTAATTGTCGTGCTGGATGGCCTTCGTCCTGACCAGCTAGACGAAGCTGTTACGCCGAATCTCGCCGAGCTGTCCAAAACCGGCCTTCGACTTGCCCGCCATGCCTCATCTTTTCCCAGTGAGACGCGGGTTTCATCGGCCGCGCTGGCCACGGGCGGACATAGCTCGGCCCATGGAATCATCGGCAACCGTTTTTTGGCAAACGGTCGGTCGATCGACGGATCTTCGCTCTCGGCGCTCCTGACGCTCGGCGGCGAACGCGGTGGCGTCCTCACCGCCACGACGATCGGCGAAGTCTTGGCGGCTCATAGTCGTGCGATGCTGTCGATCGGATCTCAGTCGCAGGGCTCTTTTGGACTTTCGAGCTGGGGGAGTTGGCAGACAGGTGCGCCGGCGTTCTGGGTTCACGACCCATCAAAGTTCAGTGGCAATGCGGCCGTTCAACGGACTGCGCCAACCTTTCCGATGCTCCCTCCCGACGAGCGGCCCGCGCGTGCTGCCATCGAGCGTGTCGTCGATCTATTCTTCTCGTTCCTCAAGGAAGAAGCACTTCCGGAGGTCAGCCTGCTCTGGCTTTCGGAGCCGGACATTACATATCATATGTTCGGTCTTCAGCATCCTACAGCGCGTGAGGTTCTCCACGAGGTCGATCGCCAGTTTGGACGAATTTTCGCTTGGTGGAGCGAGAAAGGAGAGCGGGAAGGAGTACAGCTTATTGCTGCATCTGATCACGGACACGCCATCATTGGAGAAAAGGTCTCCGTGTTGGAACACCTGCAGCGGTCGGGATTCAAGGTCGGATACGAACTCACGCCCGATGTAGACGCCGCAATAAGCGCTCAACGCGTTGTCAACATTTGGGCCCGGGACAGAGAGGGTCATCTTCTGACAGAGCTGTATCACGCCCTGTCCGAGGAGCCATGGTTTGGCGTGGCTTTCTCACGTCAGGCTTCCGATGGCTCTCCACTTGTCGCGAGCACCCTCCCGCTTTCGGCTGTCATGGCCGAACACCAACGAAGTGCAGACCTGTCGTTTGTTCTCGCCGATTGCGGCGCGGCCAATCGGAGCGCTTCCCCCGACGCCGTGTACTACGATGGGAGCTATCCGATCGGGGTTGGTATGCACGGAGGGCTTTCGGCGCACGAGCTGTCTTCACTATGCATCCTTGCTGGCAATGCCTTTAGAAGCGGAGTTGTTGCGTCCCCAACCAGCATCGTTGATCTGGTGCCGACGATCCTTTCCAGCTTGGGACTGCCGCTACCGTCGACTGTGCAAGGCCGTATCATCGATGAAGCTTTGCAAGATCGCGAGGACTCAGGCCAGGATGATGTCGAAGATGCGAGCGTCTCAATTGCCTCTTCAGCGCGCCGGGCAACTGTCTTCCGGAAGCTATACCGACAACGTCTTTACCTGAGAGGAGCGGCCGTAACCCGGCTGGAACGACCGAAGAATGGTAAGCCGGACGCTAACCCGGCGCAATTGGACGCCTGA
- a CDS encoding NYN domain-containing protein, producing the protein MSPVDKIALFIDGANLHVTCKALGFDIDYRRLLGEFQSRGTVLRAFYYTTIIEEQECSSIRSLVDWLDYNGYTVVTKPTKETIDASGYRKVNGNMDIELAVDAMELAEHIDQMVLFSGDGDFRSLVEALQRRGVRVTVVSTIASQRPMIAAELRRQADVFIDLAQLKLKLGRDPSDRLGPRQDERRSSKIGVL; encoded by the coding sequence ATGTCACCAGTCGACAAAATCGCGCTCTTTATCGACGGCGCCAATCTCCACGTAACCTGTAAGGCGCTTGGCTTCGACATCGACTACAGGCGCTTGCTCGGGGAGTTTCAGAGCCGTGGCACAGTGCTGCGCGCGTTCTATTACACGACGATTATCGAGGAACAGGAATGTTCGTCGATTAGGTCGCTCGTCGATTGGCTCGACTATAACGGCTACACGGTTGTCACCAAACCAACCAAGGAAACCATTGACGCCAGCGGCTACCGCAAGGTCAATGGCAACATGGACATCGAGCTTGCGGTCGATGCCATGGAGCTTGCCGAGCATATCGACCAGATGGTCCTGTTCTCGGGCGACGGCGATTTCCGCTCCCTGGTCGAGGCCCTGCAGCGGCGCGGCGTACGGGTGACTGTCGTGTCCACGATCGCCAGCCAGAGGCCGATGATAGCTGCAGAACTTCGGCGACAGGCGGACGTATTTATCGACCTGGCACAGTTGAAGCTGAAGCTGGGTCGCGATCCGTCCGATCGGTTAGGCCCACGTCAGGACGAGCGCCGAAGCTCGAAAATCGGAGTTCTCTGA
- a CDS encoding trehalose-6-phosphate synthase: MVRIHEAPDTATLDFSSTSGSTQQDETLGQAAFDLHLHDMPLEQEQQGAAGPPDAVVSADMEDRLDTANQKPEMKLVVISNRVAPFDPNKPQTGGLAAGLEPVVERSGAVWMGSSENRGDGSEQPLPLVKTGAGDVARLDLPEADYSGYYTGFSNSTLWPALHSLPDQMAGSTADYDSSGSDYDSYRKINEFMARAAFDLRDRDAFWVHDYHLLPLGANLHSLGIERPTGFFLHTPWPAPDMIERVPNYRELMKSMLEYDLLGFQTNWDLNNFLACLRTYFGLESKDGVVTTQRGQTRLQKFPIGIDPKQFAEYLAADLSPAEQEKVSSLLQNFEGAKFAIGVDRLDYTKGIDKRVEAFNHLLAAEPASISLLQIAPPSRADVDQYRKYKEHVENAISHVNAEHGTDDWRPIHYTNDSFSQAALARLYRAAHVGVVTPLRDGMNLVSKEYVAAQDPENPGVLVLSKFAGAAEDFNDDEALLVDPNHPEEIADAIKKAANMPLEERVKRWRSMMDKIESYTIHDWSADYLRELDKSRVTVPADHILLPGFGWSNEAQMPLYQNYNKAVTAYNEIDPADAAFREAAYADVESAFEALAAPLKHTQDRLWDLPAATASRDGRRGQERGARED, from the coding sequence ATGGTTCGGATCCATGAGGCGCCCGACACCGCAACGTTGGATTTCAGCAGTACATCAGGCTCGACCCAGCAAGATGAAACCTTAGGCCAAGCGGCCTTTGACCTGCACCTGCACGACATGCCGTTGGAGCAGGAGCAACAAGGAGCTGCAGGCCCTCCCGATGCTGTTGTTTCGGCCGACATGGAGGACCGCCTCGATACGGCCAACCAGAAGCCCGAAATGAAGCTGGTTGTCATTTCAAACCGCGTTGCGCCGTTCGACCCCAATAAACCCCAGACCGGCGGGCTTGCGGCGGGCCTCGAGCCGGTCGTGGAACGTTCCGGTGCGGTCTGGATGGGCTCCTCGGAGAACCGCGGCGACGGGAGCGAGCAGCCGCTGCCGCTCGTGAAGACCGGTGCAGGCGATGTGGCGAGGCTCGATCTGCCGGAAGCGGACTATTCAGGCTATTATACAGGGTTTTCGAATTCGACGCTATGGCCAGCATTGCATTCTCTGCCCGACCAGATGGCGGGCTCCACAGCCGATTATGACAGCTCGGGCTCCGATTATGACAGCTATCGAAAGATCAACGAGTTTATGGCGCGTGCGGCATTCGACTTGAGGGATAGGGACGCGTTCTGGGTGCATGATTATCATTTGCTTCCGCTCGGGGCCAATCTGCATAGCCTCGGCATCGAGCGGCCGACCGGCTTTTTCCTGCATACGCCATGGCCGGCGCCCGACATGATAGAGCGCGTACCCAACTATCGCGAACTGATGAAGTCGATGCTGGAGTACGATCTGCTCGGTTTTCAGACGAACTGGGATTTGAACAATTTCCTGGCCTGCCTGCGGACCTATTTCGGGCTGGAGAGCAAGGATGGTGTCGTGACCACGCAGCGTGGCCAGACGCGACTTCAAAAATTCCCAATCGGTATCGATCCCAAGCAGTTCGCAGAGTATCTTGCGGCAGACCTTTCGCCCGCCGAGCAAGAAAAAGTCTCGTCACTATTGCAAAACTTCGAGGGCGCCAAGTTTGCGATCGGCGTAGACCGGCTCGACTACACGAAAGGTATCGACAAGCGGGTCGAAGCATTCAACCACCTTTTAGCGGCCGAGCCGGCCAGCATCTCGCTGTTGCAGATCGCGCCGCCCTCACGCGCCGACGTCGACCAGTATCGGAAGTACAAGGAGCACGTGGAGAATGCGATCAGCCACGTCAATGCCGAGCATGGCACAGACGACTGGAGGCCAATCCACTACACGAATGACTCGTTCAGCCAGGCTGCGCTGGCGCGTCTTTACCGCGCGGCACATGTCGGTGTGGTTACGCCGCTGCGCGACGGGATGAATCTAGTATCGAAAGAATATGTTGCTGCACAGGACCCGGAGAATCCTGGCGTTCTGGTCTTATCGAAGTTTGCAGGTGCGGCTGAAGACTTCAACGACGACGAGGCGCTGCTGGTGGATCCAAACCACCCCGAAGAGATCGCAGACGCTATTAAGAAAGCGGCCAACATGCCGCTTGAGGAGCGTGTCAAGCGCTGGCGATCGATGATGGATAAGATTGAATCCTACACCATCCACGACTGGTCGGCGGACTACCTCCGGGAGCTGGACAAAAGCCGCGTCACGGTCCCGGCTGATCATATCCTCCTTCCCGGTTTCGGCTGGAGCAACGAGGCTCAAATGCCCCTATACCAGAACTATAACAAGGCCGTCACCGCCTATAACGAGATCGACCCAGCGGATGCCGCTTTCAGGGAGGCTGCCTATGCAGACGTGGAGTCGGCCTTTGAGGCTTTAGCGGCCCCACTGAAGCATACACAGGACAGACTCTGGGATCTGCCGGCGGCGACAGCTTCACGCGATGGTCGTCGCGGACAAGAGCGCGGTGCCCGCGAGGACTGA
- the bioD gene encoding dethiobiotin synthase, with amino-acid sequence MSQRIVVTGTDTGIGKTVFSAGLAHLLGADYWKPIQAGQEGETDSEVVARLGGLSADRIVPERYCLQTPASPYHSAEIDGVRIDPDSLDPPEIGERPLVIEGAGGLMVPLIGDTLYIDVFERWRLPVVLCASTRLGTINHALLSIEALRKREIKILGIAFIGERSGEAQTAIREIGRVRWLGRLPWLSPLTAETLHGAFAASFRPDDFKP; translated from the coding sequence ATGAGCCAACGAATCGTGGTGACCGGTACAGATACCGGGATCGGAAAGACGGTTTTTTCTGCGGGGCTTGCACATCTCCTCGGCGCAGACTATTGGAAGCCGATTCAGGCCGGCCAGGAAGGCGAAACCGACAGTGAAGTTGTCGCTCGGCTGGGCGGTCTTTCGGCTGATCGGATCGTGCCGGAGCGTTATTGCCTTCAAACCCCCGCTTCACCCTATCATTCCGCCGAAATTGACGGAGTTCGCATCGACCCGGATTCGCTCGATCCGCCGGAGATTGGGGAGCGGCCACTCGTCATCGAGGGGGCCGGCGGGTTGATGGTGCCGCTGATCGGCGACACGCTTTACATTGATGTCTTCGAGCGATGGCGGCTTCCTGTCGTTCTTTGCGCAAGCACGCGTCTCGGCACCATCAATCACGCTCTATTGTCAATAGAGGCCTTGCGAAAACGCGAGATCAAAATTCTTGGGATTGCTTTCATTGGCGAAAGAAGTGGCGAGGCTCAAACTGCAATTCGGGAGATCGGGCGGGTGCGTTGGTTAGGGCGATTGCCCTGGCTTTCGCCTCTCACGGCAGAGACGTTGCATGGCGCGTTCGCGGCCTCGTTCCGGCCTGATGATTTCAAGCCGTGA
- a CDS encoding S9 family peptidase has product MKTSLLFATLMSIASFISTTLSQERTDAALTDDPFRWLEEIEGPAAVAWVRAENEKTLGVLQSDPRYRHFYEQALAILQKDRIADIPLEGRGLEHFWQDENQVRGVWRRTTRESDRSQLPKWETILDVDALAVAENRNWVFQGASCLPPEERLCLISLSDGGTDAASIREFDRTAKTFVADGFYLPEGKQDVSWVDGDTLLVARDWGEGSLTQAGYPFVLKELKRAQPLSEAREIFRGEPTDVGTSAFVLRDSEGHIHATGAARAISSFESEYVVFRPDVLVKLNLPKKAEIATLACGRLLVKLDEDWTPSEDNRFTAGSVISYDLDEWKQDPPRAKASLVFQPGPGQALSELTATKNFLILTILENVQSKAFVYKYDQGAWSATPIPLPEHTGVSLSATYDKADRVMFTVSSYLGPTSVWYFDAESKRLEELKKTPSAFDASNHVLEQLEATSRDGTSIPYFLVRPKNARFDGAIPTLLHGYGGFQTPLLPSDLGPGGGSGSNRAMPMSLRTCAEAANLAHNGIKPPRGQRSRRHGMISLPLPRT; this is encoded by the coding sequence ATGAAGACATCACTCCTCTTCGCCACGCTGATGTCGATTGCCAGCTTCATCTCCACGACGCTTTCACAGGAGCGAACCGACGCGGCACTGACTGATGATCCATTCCGTTGGCTCGAGGAGATCGAAGGGCCAGCCGCAGTGGCTTGGGTTCGCGCCGAAAACGAGAAGACGCTCGGGGTGCTTCAGTCAGATCCTCGCTATCGTCACTTCTACGAACAGGCGCTCGCCATCCTGCAGAAGGATCGGATCGCAGATATTCCATTGGAAGGGCGCGGTTTGGAGCATTTCTGGCAAGACGAGAACCAGGTGCGCGGCGTCTGGCGGCGCACCACGCGTGAGAGCGATCGTAGCCAACTCCCAAAGTGGGAAACCATCCTCGACGTGGACGCCTTGGCCGTCGCCGAGAACAGAAATTGGGTCTTTCAAGGTGCGAGCTGCCTTCCGCCTGAAGAGCGCCTCTGCCTGATTAGTCTTTCCGATGGCGGCACGGATGCCGCGTCCATACGAGAGTTCGATCGCACCGCGAAGACCTTCGTTGCGGACGGCTTTTATCTCCCAGAGGGCAAGCAGGACGTCAGCTGGGTCGATGGTGACACACTCCTTGTTGCACGGGACTGGGGCGAGGGGAGTTTGACGCAAGCGGGCTACCCCTTTGTGCTGAAAGAGCTCAAACGCGCTCAGCCGCTCAGTGAGGCTCGCGAGATCTTTCGTGGCGAGCCCACCGACGTTGGGACGTCCGCCTTCGTGCTTCGTGACAGCGAGGGTCATATTCATGCGACCGGCGCGGCCCGCGCAATCAGCTCTTTCGAGTCCGAGTATGTGGTCTTCCGCCCCGATGTTCTCGTCAAGCTCAATCTGCCGAAGAAGGCCGAGATCGCCACGCTCGCGTGCGGCCGCCTGCTTGTGAAACTTGACGAGGACTGGACGCCGTCCGAGGACAACCGCTTCACGGCGGGCTCGGTGATCTCGTATGACCTCGACGAATGGAAGCAGGATCCGCCGCGCGCCAAAGCCTCGCTTGTCTTTCAACCTGGGCCCGGCCAGGCCCTGAGCGAGTTAACCGCCACAAAGAATTTTTTGATCCTGACGATCCTTGAGAACGTTCAGAGCAAAGCGTTCGTTTATAAGTACGATCAGGGAGCTTGGTCCGCGACGCCGATACCGCTGCCGGAACATACAGGTGTCAGCCTGTCAGCCACCTACGATAAAGCGGACCGGGTCATGTTTACCGTCTCGAGCTATCTTGGACCAACGTCAGTCTGGTATTTTGATGCAGAAAGCAAAAGGCTTGAGGAATTGAAGAAGACACCGTCTGCCTTCGATGCGTCCAACCATGTCCTGGAGCAGCTCGAAGCCACTTCGCGTGATGGCACGTCAATTCCGTATTTTCTGGTGAGGCCCAAGAACGCAAGGTTTGACGGCGCAATTCCGACACTTCTCCATGGCTATGGCGGCTTCCAGACCCCGCTTCTGCCCTCTGATCTGGGGCCGGGGGGCGGCTCTGGCTCGAACAGGGCAATGCCTATGTCGTTGCGAACCTGCGCGGAGGCGGCGAATTTGGCCCACAATGGCATCAAGCCGCCCAGGGGGCAACGAAGCAGACGACATGGGATGATTTCATTGCCGTTGCCGAGGACCTGA
- the aepX gene encoding phosphoenolpyruvate mutase, whose translation MLRAQVCSNDDLSFLMEAHDGLSATIAQRSGFKGLWASGLSIASSLGYRDANEASWTQLVQSVERIVDSTELPVLVDGDGGFGNFNNARLLARKLHQAGAAGVSLEDSCFPKLNSLIGERHPLADIDEFSGRLRAVKDAIADNLVLVARIEALIAGHGLNEAILRAHAYAEAGADAILIHSRKSTAYEMLSFVSEWRNRLPVVIVPTTYYRTPVSTFRDAGISTVVWANHSMRAAAAAMRRVCDSIAAQESVAGIESHIAPLSEIFELLRYDELATAEKQYLQPS comes from the coding sequence ATGCTTCGGGCCCAGGTGTGCTCGAATGATGATCTGTCGTTTCTGATGGAAGCGCATGATGGCCTGTCTGCCACGATCGCCCAGCGCTCGGGATTCAAGGGGCTCTGGGCCTCTGGCTTGTCGATTGCCAGTTCGCTCGGCTATCGCGATGCCAACGAAGCTTCATGGACCCAGCTCGTCCAGAGCGTCGAACGCATAGTGGACTCAACCGAGCTACCTGTGCTCGTTGACGGTGACGGGGGCTTCGGCAATTTCAACAATGCTCGCCTCCTCGCACGCAAACTTCATCAGGCTGGCGCGGCGGGCGTCTCGCTTGAGGACAGCTGCTTCCCGAAGCTGAACTCGCTCATTGGTGAGCGGCATCCGCTCGCCGATATCGATGAATTCTCCGGTCGTCTGCGGGCTGTAAAGGATGCAATCGCCGACAATCTTGTTCTCGTGGCCAGGATCGAAGCGCTGATCGCTGGACATGGATTGAATGAAGCCATCTTGCGTGCTCATGCCTATGCCGAGGCAGGCGCCGATGCAATCTTGATTCACTCGCGAAAAAGTACCGCGTACGAAATGCTTTCGTTTGTCAGCGAGTGGCGGAACCGGCTACCCGTTGTGATTGTTCCGACTACGTACTATCGAACGCCAGTGTCAACCTTTCGTGATGCGGGGATCTCCACGGTCGTCTGGGCCAATCACTCCATGCGAGCTGCGGCAGCTGCAATGCGGCGCGTCTGCGATAGCATCGCAGCTCAAGAGAGCGTTGCGGGCATTGAATCTCATATCGCACCGCTTAGCGAGATATTCGAACTCCTGAGGTATGACGAACTTGCCACGGCCGAAAAGCAATATCTGCAGCCCAGCTAG
- a CDS encoding prolyl oligopeptidase family serine peptidase, translating to MRGGGEFGPQWHQAAQGATKQTTWDDFIAVAEDLIRRKITSSRRLGVIGGSQGGLLVGAAITQRPELFNAAIIEVPLLDMLRYTKLGAGAYWIGEYGDPAIAEQRAWIERYSPYQKLVAGKTYPAPLILTSTKDDRVHPAHGRKAAAKLAALGQPYLYYENIDGGHSAAANLREHARQLALEYTYASRRLCSE from the coding sequence CTGCGCGGAGGCGGCGAATTTGGCCCACAATGGCATCAAGCCGCCCAGGGGGCAACGAAGCAGACGACATGGGATGATTTCATTGCCGTTGCCGAGGACCTGATCCGCCGCAAGATCACGAGTTCACGCCGGCTTGGAGTAATTGGCGGCAGCCAGGGTGGCCTCCTCGTTGGCGCGGCAATCACCCAACGTCCCGAGCTCTTCAACGCGGCGATCATCGAGGTGCCGCTGCTTGACATGCTTCGATACACCAAACTAGGCGCGGGCGCCTACTGGATCGGCGAGTACGGTGACCCCGCCATTGCCGAACAGCGTGCGTGGATCGAACGCTACTCGCCCTACCAGAAGCTGGTGGCGGGCAAGACCTATCCCGCTCCCTTAATTCTTACCTCCACCAAGGATGACCGCGTGCATCCAGCGCACGGCCGCAAGGCTGCCGCGAAGCTCGCCGCGCTGGGCCAGCCTTACCTGTATTACGAGAACATCGACGGGGGACACAGCGCCGCGGCCAATCTCAGGGAACACGCGCGTCAACTGGCCCTTGAATACACCTATGCATCGAGGCGGCTTTGTTCCGAGTAA
- a CDS encoding phosphocholine cytidylyltransferase family protein, which produces MPLNAPKHALILAAGVGSRLRPLTDLNPKPLVQIHGTPILHNALDNLGRVGVEQATIVVGYRKEAIQDACGSRFGGVAIKYVESPVYDRTGSAYSLWLARDALLPGDCFLLEGDVFFEENVLRQLLTSEASDAAAVAPFGELMQGSAVLLSDLGFISEFRLKQTAINLIADDPPLYKTMNLLRLSASTLRTEVVPALDDMIKAGATQAYTEELLSYLVETQGLQLAAVRCDDLRWYEIDDTEDLRTAERIFAKADTSDPTAWG; this is translated from the coding sequence ATGCCTCTGAATGCTCCCAAGCATGCTCTCATTCTCGCCGCTGGAGTGGGCTCTCGACTGCGGCCGCTAACGGATCTAAACCCGAAACCGCTAGTCCAAATCCATGGCACTCCCATCCTGCACAACGCGCTAGATAACCTAGGGCGTGTCGGCGTGGAACAGGCGACGATTGTTGTCGGCTATCGCAAAGAGGCGATCCAAGACGCCTGCGGCAGCCGCTTTGGCGGTGTTGCAATCAAATACGTCGAATCCCCTGTTTACGACCGTACTGGGAGCGCCTATTCGCTATGGCTGGCGCGAGACGCTCTGCTTCCCGGAGACTGCTTTCTTCTTGAGGGCGACGTCTTCTTCGAGGAAAATGTATTGCGGCAGCTGCTCACCAGCGAAGCGTCCGACGCGGCTGCTGTCGCTCCCTTCGGTGAGCTGATGCAGGGATCAGCGGTCCTGTTGTCCGATCTTGGCTTCATTTCAGAATTTCGTTTGAAACAAACAGCGATAAATCTCATCGCGGATGACCCGCCTCTTTACAAGACGATGAATCTGTTGCGGCTGTCTGCGTCTACTCTGCGGACAGAGGTCGTTCCGGCCCTAGACGATATGATCAAGGCCGGAGCTACCCAGGCCTACACGGAGGAACTTCTTTCCTATCTCGTGGAAACACAAGGCCTGCAGCTTGCTGCCGTGAGATGCGATGATCTCAGGTGGTACGAAATCGATGATACGGAAGATCTGCGTACCGCCGAGCGCATCTTCGCAAAAGCCGATACGTCTGATCCAACCGCCTGGGGGTGA
- a CDS encoding helix-turn-helix transcriptional regulator — translation MADEKEVVLSERERQCLRWVEEGKSSWAIGVILKVSENTVNFHIKNAMRKLETSSRTQCVVKARREGLI, via the coding sequence ATGGCGGATGAGAAAGAGGTTGTGCTGTCGGAACGGGAAAGACAGTGTTTGCGATGGGTCGAGGAGGGGAAGTCATCCTGGGCTATCGGTGTCATTCTGAAAGTGAGCGAGAACACCGTCAACTTTCATATCAAGAATGCGATGCGAAAGCTAGAAACGTCCAGTCGGACTCAGTGCGTCGTCAAGGCGCGGCGCGAGGGTCTTATTTAA